A single window of Bordetella genomosp. 11 DNA harbors:
- a CDS encoding DegT/DnrJ/EryC1/StrS family aminotransferase, protein MKPVYVTQPNLPPLDEFLPYLEKIWASKHLTNGGPFHQELESTLQDYLGVEHIALFSNGTLALITALQALRVTGEVITTPYSFVATGHSLLWNGLKPVFVDIDPDTFNLDPDRIEAAITPATTAILPVHCYGRPCNVRRIEEIADQYNLRVIYDAAHAFGVRDAGGSVLRHGDLSVLSFHATKVFSTLEGGAIVCPDAKTKQRIDYLKNFGFAGETTVVAAGINGKMNEVQAAFGLMSLKHLPDALRARERIDATYREGLSSLRGIRCADPVPGVANFAYFPILVQDDFPMARDELYQRLRDEGIFGRRYFYPLISDFPMYRHMPSANVANLPNARAVSDRVICLPFYPALDDRDVLRVIDVIAEAAALPRRVAA, encoded by the coding sequence ATGAAACCCGTCTACGTCACCCAGCCCAATTTGCCGCCCCTGGATGAGTTCCTGCCCTACCTGGAAAAGATCTGGGCGAGCAAGCACCTGACCAATGGCGGACCCTTCCACCAGGAGCTGGAGTCGACGCTGCAGGACTACCTGGGTGTCGAACACATCGCGCTTTTCTCCAACGGCACGCTGGCACTGATCACGGCGCTGCAGGCCCTGCGGGTAACGGGGGAGGTCATCACGACGCCTTACTCGTTCGTCGCCACGGGGCATTCGCTGCTGTGGAACGGCCTGAAGCCGGTGTTCGTGGACATCGATCCCGATACCTTCAACCTGGACCCTGACCGCATCGAAGCCGCGATCACGCCGGCCACGACCGCCATCCTGCCGGTGCATTGCTATGGCCGCCCCTGCAATGTGCGTCGGATCGAGGAAATCGCCGACCAGTACAACCTGCGGGTCATCTATGACGCGGCCCATGCCTTCGGCGTGCGCGACGCGGGCGGCAGCGTGCTGCGCCACGGCGATCTGAGCGTGCTGAGTTTCCATGCGACCAAGGTATTCAGCACGCTGGAGGGCGGGGCGATCGTATGTCCCGATGCCAAGACCAAACAGCGTATCGACTACCTCAAGAACTTCGGCTTCGCCGGCGAAACCACGGTGGTGGCCGCCGGCATCAACGGCAAGATGAACGAGGTACAGGCGGCGTTCGGGCTGATGAGCCTGAAGCACCTGCCCGATGCCCTGCGCGCGCGCGAGCGGATCGACGCGACCTACCGCGAAGGCTTGTCGAGCCTGCGCGGCATACGGTGCGCCGACCCGGTGCCGGGCGTGGCGAACTTCGCCTACTTTCCCATCCTGGTGCAGGACGATTTTCCGATGGCGCGCGACGAGCTTTACCAGCGCTTGCGCGACGAGGGTATTTTCGGACGCCGGTACTTCTATCCGCTGATTTCGGATTTCCCGATGTATCGGCATATGCCGTCGGCCAATGTCGCCAATCTGCCCAATGCCCGGGCGGTTTCCGACCGGGTGATCTGCCTGCCGTTCTATCCGGCATTGGACGACCGGGACGTGCTGCGTGTGATCGACGTTATCGCCGAAGCCGCCGCGCTGCCCCGCCGCGTGGCAGCCTAG
- a CDS encoding FliC/FljB family flagellin — translation MAAVINTNYLSLVAQNNLNNSQSALGSAIERLSSGLRINSAKDDAAGQAIANRFTANVNGLTQAARNANDGISIAQTTEGALNEINNNLQRIRELTVQAQNGTNSSSDLSSIQAEIKQRLDEITRVSQQTQFNGVNVLASNQSLSIQVGANDSQTIDINLKQINASTLGLGTFDVTKTVDTTNITTTATTQLAPATVSVTDLSFTDTNTGSTWAVYVDDTDANKLYVSKDGGSTLYSATYNSATNSLQFDSSSSVAASATAAAGNDVHVGGGVIMHADDITGRTDANAAAEPELVLDSAGNYYVTLDGGSTYTSATVDASAGTVSYDSSTSLASAPTGVSSSLTEVDVPGTAVNVNLSGLSSSLVGSSPTLHALKDGSGYVVQGSDTDGNTVYYKANVNASTGAVSLGDKLSQDPLASLDQALQDVDSLRSDLGAVQNRLESTIANLNNTVNNLSDARSRIQDADYATEVSNMTRAQILQQAGTAVLAQANQVPQTVLSLLR, via the coding sequence ATGGCTGCAGTAATCAACACCAACTACCTCTCGCTGGTTGCTCAAAACAACCTGAACAACTCGCAGTCGGCCCTGGGCTCTGCGATCGAGCGCCTGTCCTCCGGCCTGCGTATCAACAGCGCCAAGGACGACGCCGCCGGTCAAGCGATTGCAAACCGCTTCACCGCCAACGTGAACGGCCTGACCCAGGCTGCTCGTAACGCCAACGACGGCATCTCCATCGCGCAAACGACGGAAGGCGCCCTGAACGAAATCAACAACAACCTGCAGCGCATCCGCGAACTGACGGTTCAGGCCCAAAACGGCACGAACTCGTCGTCGGACCTGTCCTCGATCCAGGCTGAAATCAAGCAGCGCCTGGACGAAATCACCCGCGTTTCGCAGCAGACCCAGTTCAACGGCGTGAACGTCCTGGCTTCCAACCAAAGCCTGAGCATTCAGGTTGGCGCCAACGACAGCCAGACCATCGACATCAACCTGAAGCAGATCAACGCTTCGACGCTGGGCCTGGGCACGTTCGACGTCACCAAGACGGTCGACACGACCAACATCACCACGACGGCGACCACGCAACTGGCTCCGGCCACCGTCAGCGTGACCGACCTGAGCTTCACCGACACGAACACCGGCAGCACCTGGGCCGTCTATGTCGACGACACCGACGCCAACAAGCTGTACGTGTCGAAGGACGGCGGCAGCACGCTGTACAGCGCCACGTACAACTCGGCTACGAACTCGCTGCAGTTCGACTCCAGCAGCTCGGTCGCTGCCTCGGCCACCGCGGCTGCCGGCAATGACGTGCACGTGGGCGGCGGCGTGATCATGCACGCCGACGACATCACCGGCCGCACCGACGCCAACGCCGCTGCCGAACCGGAACTGGTGCTCGACTCCGCAGGCAACTACTACGTCACGCTGGACGGCGGCAGCACCTACACGTCCGCCACCGTCGACGCGTCGGCCGGCACCGTGTCCTACGACTCCAGCACCAGCCTGGCCAGCGCCCCCACCGGCGTTTCCAGCTCGCTGACCGAAGTGGACGTTCCGGGAACGGCCGTCAACGTCAACCTGTCGGGCCTGTCGTCCAGCCTGGTCGGCTCCTCGCCCACCCTGCACGCCCTGAAGGATGGTTCGGGCTACGTGGTCCAAGGCAGCGACACCGATGGCAACACGGTGTACTACAAGGCCAACGTCAACGCGTCGACCGGCGCCGTCTCCCTGGGCGACAAGCTCTCGCAAGACCCGCTGGCCTCGCTGGACCAAGCCCTGCAAGACGTCGACAGCCTGCGTAGCGACCTGGGCGCCGTGCAGAACCGCCTGGAATCGACGATCGCCAACCTGAACAACACCGTCAACAACCTGTCCGACGCCCGTTCGCGTATTCAAGACGCCGACTACGCGACCGAAGTGTCGAACATGACGCGTGCTCAGATCCTGCAGCAAGCTGGTACCGCGGTTCTGGCGCAAGCCAACCAAGTGCCGCAAACCGTGCTGTCCCTGCTGCGTTAA
- a CDS encoding RNA polymerase sigma factor FliA has product MSPSEDRLAEYAPLVRKLALQLLARLPASVELDDLIQAGMIGLLDAARRYQEVADAQFETYATARIRGAMLDELRNQDWLPRSVRSKAKRIDQAVAQLTQQLMRPPSEAEIAAHLDLPLAEYHQLLYDAQGAQIVHYEDFGSENGADARDGDWAAGAAESGTCANPLDSLLASDFRQALAQAIDALPDREKLLLSLCYEQGLNLKEVGAVMGVTEARICQLRSQAMSRLRAKLKDGAWQQLPDDVRIAYVA; this is encoded by the coding sequence ATGTCCCCTTCCGAAGATCGCCTGGCTGAATATGCGCCCCTGGTGCGCAAGCTGGCCCTGCAGCTGCTGGCACGCCTGCCGGCCAGCGTGGAACTGGACGACCTGATACAGGCCGGAATGATCGGCCTGCTGGATGCGGCGCGTCGCTACCAGGAGGTGGCCGACGCCCAGTTCGAGACCTACGCTACCGCGCGGATCCGGGGCGCCATGCTGGATGAGCTCCGCAACCAGGATTGGCTGCCCCGCAGCGTGCGCAGCAAGGCCAAGCGCATAGACCAGGCCGTGGCGCAACTGACACAACAGTTGATGCGCCCGCCCAGTGAAGCGGAAATCGCCGCGCACCTCGATCTGCCCCTGGCGGAATACCACCAGCTGCTCTATGACGCCCAAGGCGCCCAGATCGTCCATTACGAGGACTTCGGCAGCGAGAACGGCGCCGACGCCCGGGACGGCGACTGGGCCGCGGGCGCCGCCGAAAGCGGCACCTGCGCCAATCCCCTCGATAGTCTGCTTGCCAGCGACTTCCGCCAGGCCTTGGCGCAGGCCATCGACGCCCTGCCCGACCGCGAAAAGCTGCTGTTATCGCTGTGTTACGAGCAGGGATTGAACCTGAAGGAAGTCGGCGCCGTCATGGGCGTCACCGAGGCGCGCATCTGCCAACTGCGCTCGCAAGCCATGTCGCGCCTACGCGCCAAGCTGAAGGATGGCGCCTGGCAGCAGTTGCCGGACGACGTCCGTATCGCCTACGTCGCCTGA
- the flhD gene encoding flagellar transcriptional regulator FlhD, protein MKQPENTLLADIREVNLSYLLLAQRMLRDDYAASMFRLGFSEQVADILMRLSPAQLVKLASSSSLLCRFRFDDYSLLSALTHDVLGGALQQAHATILLAKQPVEQLA, encoded by the coding sequence ATGAAACAGCCTGAGAACACGTTGCTCGCCGACATTCGCGAAGTGAACCTGTCCTACCTGCTCCTCGCGCAGCGCATGCTACGCGACGACTATGCAGCGTCCATGTTTCGCTTGGGCTTCAGCGAGCAAGTGGCCGACATCCTGATGCGACTTTCCCCGGCACAACTGGTCAAGCTGGCGAGCTCGAGCTCTTTGCTGTGCCGCTTCCGCTTCGACGATTACAGCCTGCTGTCCGCCCTGACGCACGACGTCCTGGGCGGCGCGTTGCAGCAGGCACACGCCACGATTCTGCTGGCCAAGCAGCCGGTCGAACAGTTGGCCTGA
- the flhC gene encoding flagellar transcriptional regulator FlhC — MAIRSVSQEADEILLASAMISLGARLQVLESETSLSHDRLARLYREIRGCSPPKGMLPFSVDWFMTWLPNIHSSLFYNVYKFLNEHTGSKGVRAIIDAYRLYLEHAGVTDVEQGEPVLSFTRAWMLVRFFDGKMLQLSECRQCGGHFIAHAHDPRADFVCAICRPPPRAGKTRAAAKERASRRAVQPPAAAVDAIGI, encoded by the coding sequence ATGGCTATTAGAAGCGTTTCCCAAGAAGCCGACGAGATTCTGCTGGCCAGTGCCATGATCAGTCTCGGCGCCCGTCTCCAGGTCCTGGAGTCGGAAACCAGCCTGAGCCACGACCGGCTCGCACGGCTATACCGCGAGATCCGCGGCTGTTCGCCCCCGAAGGGCATGCTGCCGTTTTCGGTGGACTGGTTCATGACCTGGCTGCCGAACATCCATTCGTCGTTGTTCTACAACGTTTACAAGTTCCTGAACGAACATACCGGCAGCAAGGGCGTGCGGGCCATCATCGATGCCTATCGCCTGTACCTCGAACATGCCGGCGTGACCGATGTGGAGCAGGGCGAGCCCGTGCTGAGCTTCACCCGGGCCTGGATGCTTGTGCGGTTCTTCGACGGCAAGATGCTGCAGCTGTCGGAATGCCGCCAGTGCGGCGGCCATTTCATCGCCCACGCGCACGATCCGCGCGCCGATTTCGTCTGCGCGATCTGCCGCCCGCCCCCCCGCGCCGGAAAGACCCGAGCGGCGGCCAAGGAACGCGCCAGCCGTCGCGCCGTTCAGCCTCCTGCTGCCGCGGTCGATGCCATCGGGATATGA
- the motA gene encoding flagellar motor stator protein MotA: MLIVIGYLVVIASVIGSFVALGGHLGALYQPFEFTLIAGAAAGAFLAGSSRKSLKLVKSAVPNALRGAQYGKDVYMELMSLMYVILNKARREGLMAIESHIEDPSSSPIFTECPRIMKDQKLMEFITDYLRIMISGNMSSFEIETLMDEEIETFRHERQVPVQALQNVADGMPAFGIVAAVLGVIKALAAVDQPPAVLGDLISKAMVGTFLGILLAYGFVSPLASRVDRQTSEAVKILECIKTTLLASMNGYPPQLAVEFGRKVLFSGVRPSFAELEEHVRQAKTSTSKA; the protein is encoded by the coding sequence GTGCTGATTGTTATTGGTTATCTTGTGGTGATCGCGTCCGTCATCGGCAGCTTCGTTGCCTTGGGCGGCCATTTGGGCGCGCTGTACCAGCCTTTCGAATTCACGCTCATCGCCGGCGCGGCGGCGGGCGCCTTTCTGGCGGGCAGCAGCCGCAAGTCGCTGAAGCTGGTCAAGAGCGCGGTCCCCAATGCCCTGCGCGGCGCGCAGTACGGCAAGGACGTGTACATGGAGTTGATGTCTCTTATGTACGTGATCCTGAACAAGGCGCGGCGCGAGGGCTTGATGGCGATCGAGTCCCACATCGAGGATCCGTCCTCCAGCCCCATCTTTACCGAATGCCCGCGCATCATGAAGGACCAGAAGCTGATGGAGTTCATCACGGACTACCTGCGCATCATGATCAGCGGCAACATGAGCTCCTTCGAAATCGAAACCCTGATGGACGAGGAAATCGAGACGTTCCGCCATGAGCGGCAGGTGCCGGTCCAGGCCCTGCAGAACGTGGCCGACGGCATGCCCGCCTTCGGTATCGTCGCCGCGGTGCTGGGCGTGATCAAGGCGCTGGCGGCGGTGGATCAGCCCCCCGCGGTGCTGGGCGACCTGATCTCCAAGGCAATGGTAGGAACCTTCCTGGGCATTCTCCTGGCCTACGGCTTCGTGTCGCCGCTGGCCTCGCGCGTGGACCGCCAGACCAGCGAGGCGGTGAAGATCCTGGAGTGCATCAAGACCACGCTGCTGGCCAGCATGAACGGCTACCCCCCGCAGCTCGCGGTGGAGTTCGGGCGCAAGGTGCTGTTCTCGGGTGTGCGTCCGTCGTTCGCCGAATTGGAAGAGCACGTCCGCCAGGCCAAGACGTCCACCTCCAAGGCTTGA
- the motB gene encoding flagellar motor protein MotB, whose protein sequence is MAPVNNHRVVIRRKKGAHGGHHGGSWKIAYADFITAMMAFFLVMWLISVVPREELKGIAEYFRMPLAVALTRGPNNSANTSAIPGGGADPVRSDGDVRRANGNRVEAQVQGDEAQRRDQRRLEDLQKRLNNLIESSPVLKNFRPQLLIDMTTEGLRIQIIDNKNRPMFATGSAEVQPYMRDILRELGPVLNEIPNKISISGHTDATQYARGERAYSNWELSADRANASRQELVAGGMNETKVARVMGLSSSVSLVKDDPYAAVNRRISLVVLNKATQERLERENAAAADVSATDAKQLGNNLTRALSTQTPRPTQTPRGSGVIQDVPGTGQAPTATGVSYTTTTGQGAAVAPGADGQAVTATSAGAALVVPVRPAQ, encoded by the coding sequence ATGGCACCTGTGAACAACCACCGCGTGGTGATCCGGCGCAAGAAAGGCGCGCACGGGGGGCACCACGGCGGCAGCTGGAAGATCGCCTACGCCGACTTCATCACCGCGATGATGGCGTTCTTCCTGGTCATGTGGCTGATCAGCGTCGTGCCACGCGAGGAATTGAAGGGCATCGCCGAATACTTCCGCATGCCGCTGGCGGTCGCCCTGACCCGCGGTCCGAATAATTCGGCCAATACCAGCGCGATCCCTGGCGGCGGCGCCGACCCGGTGCGCAGCGACGGCGATGTGCGCCGCGCCAACGGCAATCGCGTGGAGGCGCAGGTACAGGGCGACGAGGCCCAGCGCCGCGACCAGCGGCGCCTGGAAGACCTGCAAAAACGCCTGAACAATCTCATCGAGAGCAGCCCGGTCCTGAAGAATTTCCGGCCGCAGCTGTTGATCGACATGACGACCGAAGGGCTGCGCATCCAGATCATCGACAACAAGAACCGGCCCATGTTCGCGACCGGTTCGGCCGAGGTCCAGCCCTATATGCGCGACATCCTGCGCGAGCTCGGACCGGTCCTGAACGAGATTCCGAACAAGATCAGTATCTCCGGCCATACCGACGCCACCCAATATGCGCGCGGCGAGCGCGCCTACAGCAACTGGGAGCTGTCGGCGGACCGCGCCAATGCCTCGCGCCAGGAGCTCGTGGCCGGCGGCATGAACGAAACCAAGGTCGCGCGGGTCATGGGCCTGTCTTCCAGCGTCAGTCTGGTTAAAGATGATCCTTATGCTGCCGTTAATAGACGTATCAGTCTGGTGGTGTTGAACAAGGCGACGCAGGAACGCCTGGAGCGCGAGAACGCGGCGGCGGCGGATGTCTCCGCCACGGACGCGAAGCAGTTGGGCAATAACCTGACGCGCGCCTTGTCGACCCAGACGCCCCGGCCGACCCAAACGCCCCGGGGCAGCGGCGTGATCCAGGATGTCCCGGGGACGGGGCAGGCTCCCACCGCGACGGGGGTCAGTTACACCACCACGACGGGACAAGGCGCGGCGGTGGCGCCCGGGGCGGACGGTCAGGCGGTCACGGCGACATCCGCCGGGGCGGCCCTGGTCGTGCCGGTTCGTCCCGCACAATAG
- a CDS encoding response regulator, which yields MTATILVADDSATMRMIVQATLTGAGWKVLAAGNGKDALALAMEQAAPVDLVVSDWNMPVMGGLDLIRGLRQVDRYQDVPVLVLTTEDDVESKTAARDLGVCGWLQKPVDPDLLIEMASELLGQPGEPSH from the coding sequence ATGACGGCGACGATACTGGTCGCGGACGATTCCGCGACGATGCGCATGATAGTCCAGGCCACCCTGACCGGGGCCGGCTGGAAAGTCCTGGCCGCGGGCAACGGCAAGGATGCGCTGGCGCTGGCGATGGAACAGGCAGCGCCGGTGGACCTGGTGGTGAGCGATTGGAATATGCCCGTTATGGGCGGCCTGGACCTGATACGCGGGTTGCGCCAGGTCGATCGCTATCAGGACGTGCCCGTGCTGGTGTTGACCACCGAGGACGACGTCGAAAGCAAGACCGCGGCGCGCGATCTGGGGGTATGCGGCTGGCTGCAGAAGCCGGTCGACCCGGACCTGTTGATAGAAATGGCGTCGGAGCTCCTGGGTCAGCCCGGCGAGCCTTCGCATTGA
- the cheA gene encoding chemotaxis protein CheA: MSGLDLSQFYETFFDEADELLAQMEQLLLELDAGQPDIEQLNAIFRAAHSIKGGAATFGCFTALAETTHLLENLLDAIRRGEMALRTDMIDIFLETKDVLKSQLDAYRASEEPDAAAYERICEVLRQLALEHNGGQAAAPAPVAAAQPAPAPVPVQAPPAAAAPAAAPVPAPAGGDHLPLRVRINRVSAKDAQSLLEEMNNLGRVLASDQLGGGLTVWLESTCSADDIEAVCCFIVDADQISIAREAVPVQDGAVDDFAQAAADFAAQAQQASAAQPAAPAAAPAPAPAAPAAAKAAAPESGAPRAQRAGGAAPAGDKESTSIRVGVEKVDQIINLVGELVITQAMLAQTASTLDPVLHDRLLNGMEQLERNARDLQEAVMSVRMMPMDYVFSRFPRLVRDLAGKMGKQIELQTYGRATELDKSLIERIIDPLTHLVRNSLDHGIETPEKRIAAGKDPVGQLVLSAQHSGGNIVIEVSDDGGGLNRDRILKKAIQQGIAVSENASDDEVWQLIFAPGFSTAEQITDISGRGVGMDVVRRNIQDMGGHVQLSSVPGNGTTTRIVLPLTLAILDGMSVRVGTETFILPLNHVTESLQPTNEQIYSVAGNERVMHVRGEYLPLVEMHRVFSVADAQKDPTQAIAVIMQAEDRRFALLVDHLVGQHQVVVKNLESNYRKVPGVSAATILGDGSVALIIDVFAMARANREKWVPAEAVLN, encoded by the coding sequence ATGAGCGGTCTTGACCTGAGTCAGTTTTACGAGACTTTCTTCGATGAGGCGGACGAGCTGCTGGCCCAGATGGAGCAACTGCTGCTCGAACTGGATGCCGGCCAGCCGGACATCGAGCAACTGAACGCAATCTTCCGGGCAGCGCACTCGATCAAGGGGGGCGCCGCCACCTTCGGCTGTTTCACTGCGCTGGCCGAAACCACCCATCTCCTGGAAAACCTGCTCGATGCCATTCGCCGCGGTGAAATGGCATTGCGCACGGACATGATCGACATCTTTCTGGAAACCAAGGACGTGCTGAAAAGCCAATTGGACGCCTACCGCGCCTCCGAGGAGCCCGATGCCGCCGCCTACGAGCGCATTTGCGAGGTGCTGCGCCAGCTGGCGCTGGAGCACAACGGCGGACAAGCCGCCGCTCCCGCGCCTGTCGCGGCGGCGCAGCCCGCCCCGGCGCCCGTGCCTGTCCAGGCACCGCCCGCAGCCGCGGCTCCGGCTGCCGCCCCCGTCCCCGCCCCGGCGGGAGGGGACCATCTGCCGTTGCGCGTCCGCATCAACCGGGTCTCCGCAAAAGACGCCCAGTCGCTGCTGGAGGAAATGAACAACCTGGGCCGCGTGCTGGCCAGCGACCAGCTGGGTGGCGGGCTGACCGTATGGCTGGAAAGCACCTGCTCGGCCGACGATATCGAGGCGGTTTGCTGCTTCATCGTCGATGCCGACCAGATTTCCATCGCCCGCGAAGCCGTTCCCGTGCAGGACGGCGCGGTGGATGACTTCGCCCAGGCTGCCGCGGATTTCGCGGCGCAGGCACAGCAGGCTTCGGCGGCGCAGCCGGCCGCCCCGGCGGCGGCCCCGGCTCCCGCTCCGGCGGCGCCCGCTGCCGCCAAGGCCGCTGCCCCGGAGAGCGGCGCGCCCCGCGCGCAGCGAGCCGGCGGCGCCGCCCCGGCGGGAGACAAGGAATCCACTTCCATCCGCGTCGGCGTGGAAAAGGTCGACCAGATCATCAACCTGGTCGGCGAACTGGTGATTACCCAGGCCATGCTGGCGCAGACCGCATCCACGCTGGATCCGGTATTGCACGACCGCCTGCTCAACGGCATGGAGCAGCTCGAGCGCAATGCGCGCGACCTGCAGGAAGCCGTCATGTCGGTGCGCATGATGCCCATGGACTATGTGTTCAGCCGCTTCCCGCGCCTGGTGCGCGACCTCGCGGGCAAGATGGGCAAGCAGATCGAACTGCAGACCTATGGCCGCGCGACCGAACTGGACAAGAGCCTGATCGAGCGGATCATCGATCCCTTGACCCATCTGGTGCGCAACAGCCTGGACCACGGCATCGAGACGCCCGAGAAGCGCATCGCGGCGGGCAAGGACCCGGTCGGCCAGCTCGTGCTGTCGGCGCAGCACAGCGGCGGCAATATCGTGATCGAGGTCAGCGACGACGGCGGCGGGCTGAATCGCGACCGCATTCTGAAGAAAGCCATCCAGCAGGGCATCGCGGTCAGCGAGAACGCCAGCGATGACGAAGTGTGGCAGCTTATTTTCGCGCCGGGTTTTTCGACGGCGGAGCAGATCACCGATATCTCGGGCCGGGGCGTCGGCATGGACGTCGTGCGCCGCAATATCCAGGACATGGGCGGCCATGTGCAGCTGTCCTCGGTACCGGGCAACGGCACGACGACCCGCATCGTGTTGCCGCTGACGCTGGCCATCCTCGATGGCATGTCGGTGCGCGTGGGGACGGAAACCTTCATCCTGCCGCTGAATCACGTGACGGAATCGTTGCAGCCGACCAACGAGCAGATCTATTCGGTGGCCGGCAATGAGCGGGTCATGCACGTGCGTGGCGAATACCTGCCGTTGGTCGAAATGCATCGGGTTTTTTCGGTCGCGGACGCGCAGAAAGACCCGACGCAGGCCATTGCGGTGATCATGCAGGCCGAGGACCGGCGGTTCGCGCTGCTGGTGGATCATCTGGTGGGCCAGCACCAGGTGGTCGTAAAGAATCTGGAATCGAACTATCGCAAGGTGCCCGGCGTTTCGGCGGCCACCATCCTGGGCGACGGCAGCGTCGCGCTGATCATCGATGTGTTCGCCATGGCGCGCGCGAACCGCGAGAAATGGGTACCGGCCGAAGCGGTCCTGAACTGA
- the cheW gene encoding chemotaxis protein CheW gives MAAKPQSQGARVEDVGREFLVFTLGEEEYGIDILKVQEIRGYDAATVTRIANVPSFIKGVTNLRGIIVPIVDLRIKFNLGKVEYNEQTVVIILNLDRRVVGIVVDGVSDVLMLGASQVRPAPEFGATLSTEYLTGLGTVDDRMLILVDIEKLMTSDEMALVEKAAV, from the coding sequence ATGGCAGCCAAACCCCAATCGCAAGGCGCCCGCGTCGAAGACGTCGGCCGCGAATTCCTGGTCTTCACGCTGGGCGAGGAAGAATACGGCATCGATATCCTGAAGGTTCAGGAAATCCGCGGCTACGATGCCGCCACGGTCACGCGCATCGCCAATGTGCCGTCCTTTATCAAGGGCGTCACGAATCTGCGGGGCATCATCGTGCCTATCGTGGACCTGCGCATCAAGTTCAACCTGGGCAAGGTGGAATACAACGAGCAGACCGTCGTCATCATCCTGAACCTCGATCGCCGCGTCGTCGGCATCGTGGTCGACGGCGTGTCCGATGTGCTGATGCTGGGCGCCAGCCAGGTGCGTCCGGCCCCTGAATTCGGCGCCACGCTCTCCACGGAGTACCTGACGGGCCTGGGCACGGTCGACGACCGCATGCTGATCCTGGTGGATATCGAGAAGCTGATGACCAGCGACGAGATGGCGCTGGTTGAGAAAGCCGCCGTCTGA